The genomic region agagttattgattatgttcaaatattaataactatactaatttagatgataacgaaatgaaatctgtGTGAAACTGCTCTGTATACCTACGCGAAATGCTTCTGCAAtgtaagaatttacacaatttcccTAAAACTCTTAAAAATCGTTAATGAATCAACGCTCTTTCAGAAACTGTTTAAGAACGTATCTCTTGACTTTCGATAAAGTAGCGTACTTCGCAGATGTTCACATAAAAAAACAATAtgaagccttattcttcagtCCGTTAACTGCGTCGGACAGCAAAAATGTTTCGACTTGCACAAAATTTCTGAATCAacttttttccgacttttccGACCGAATACTCTACTGTGCGCCAAATTAACGTAATCCCAATTTCCAGTTGGTTCGCGATGACCCTGATATGTAATTCGTTCGGTCTGAGTGGCACCGTCGCCATTTCATTCGAGCGAACGGGGGACCCGCGAACTTTTTCCCGTGACTCGCTAATTGAAATTCTCCGCGATTAGGATGTCGACCGTCGCTGGCCATTATTCACCGTCGGTTTCGCGGGTCTCTTCGAGCCGCTGAAATATTCCGCGAGAAGTTTCGCGAGGTGTCGGACGACTTCCGACGATCAACGTTGGTCGCCTCGTAAAACTGTTGCTACCAGCTTCAGCGACTATTAACTGGGAGCCACCagcgacaaaaaaaaaatgaactcACGCGACGCGAGAGTAAAACCTATTAAAACAAGTCGCGCGAAAATATACCCTTTTTTATGCTCTCTCACGGGGAACAGTGAGTGACCGCTCTTTCTCGGGCAATTTCCCGACGAAAAATTGCGTTTTCCAGGTCATAGCATTTGATTTTTGACTCGTTGCACCCCCGTAGAAGCTAGCACTGAATTATTTTTATAGGGGTTCCGCAGTCGGTGGTTTGCATTGTTAAGTACCGATCATTTAAGCGGGTCTAGGGCCGTCGAAATTATGCTATTTCCACAAATTATGACGATAATGTTACTTTTAGCAAATCTTATCAAGAATGTTTGAAActgcaaaaatttaatttttcttcgcGAAGCATTGAATTCGGGGTCTTGATCTAAAAAGCTGTCAATCACAAATTATTCTCTGCTTCTTTCTGGTTTTAAACACTTTCAGAAAATGTGTTACAAATGTTTACACTGCAATTGAATCGTTTCATAACTTATCAAGATATCTCGAGCTTGATTGAATAAGTTTTTAATGATATTCTTTCTGCACTACATCCTCAAttcgtaaagtaaagtttatctACATTGTGAATTTCGTGAAATAATCGGTGCaaatgaaattttgcacagagatcTGAAATTTAATTATCACCACTAATCGTTGTTGTGCAAACAATTAGAATTTTGTAAGATCATCAATTGCTTGTAATAGAATCGTTAATGAATCAGAATACCGATGCAAtggtgaaattgaaaatattaataatatcgtTGGTATCATGGCCTTCATTACCCGCAATGTGCAAAGTTAATTAATGAACCGCAAGAGAACTGCTAGTTCAAATATCAcagtttcatataatatattcatgtatttatatttttctctcaAAGTATAGCATTtcatttatattgaaaatatgaataaataaataaattgtcaCCACACGATAAAAACAAATATCAATAAAAGGCAATAAATGTAGCTCCACTAGCTGAAATAATGATAAcgacaataacaataataataataataataaatataacagGAATAACAATAACGACAACAAATCATAAATACGTGATAGCAAACGGAGTGCATCAGAAATGAAGAcaaacaaattggtaatgaaAAGGTAAACTTCAATTagagaatttaatttttttctacagAAATTGgttgaacaaacaaacaaagtGCTGAAATGGTTATAAACAATCACTTGATGTAAATATGGTACGCAAATATAACCGTTGAAAATAAAACTAATAAGTGCCACTGCACAACGATCGCAATTTAAATAAACAGAAATGTCGAATAAGAATCGAGAACATCGATAATTGACTGTAAATTAAGCACACCATTCCGAACGGGAAAAATATTCTGTTTCGTTCGTGACGATGCTGAACCACGGCGAAATACCTATAAAGACAAACTGTAGACGCCGCACTGACAGCACGTAGAGGTTTGAACGTTAGCGAACCGAAGAAAATTTGTCTAGGTTAGGATAGACTTTGAAGAGCTCCTTGAAGCCACACCGGCCACACCGCGATGCACTCGAAGAAGCAACTTTCAAATCTCGAGTGACATCCTTGCCGCGCGCGCACCCGCAGCGGCTACTTGAATGCATGGCCCATAATTAAGGCTGTCGCATAACGAACTTACCGTCAAGAACTGAAACCACGGCTGTCGTTCACGTTTCGGCTTCTTTTCCACCGTCGAAAGTATCTCTTTCCCCGAGGCAATGCTAGCTTAGATCGAAAAGGGCGCCAGGATGAAAAGAGTCTTATGACACTGACGCTGAACGCATCAAACTTATCTGCACAGGTTACTgaactctcgctctctctcgctcacaGTCTTGCTCTTTATTTATTAGGGGAAGTTtcccttttcatttattttttttattctattttatcgTACGGTAaataacttatttatttatttaaatttgcaCGTggcatatatattttttatttctactttgtacattatttattttattttttactagAGGGTAGTTGTTgctcgcttcgcgagtagggttagtggtacgcattttatttttgcgtacgtaacgaaataaattgtaatcgaaattaactaactggcgaatgtttataatgtcgataatgcaaacagacgtcgataatgtaaatttctattgaaatattgattaaaagctacgacgttcgtttttttgttgtattgaaatacgattctaaaagcacttttagtttttcccgaattttccatttttccgggcaacttttccaattttttaaaatgtaaaaacctgattcggactacaacgaacattaaaaaaaaaaaattagccaaatcggtccaacCGTTCTCGCgcgatgtcgtgaccaacgaacagcatttgatttttattatatagataatCCATTTTATATGCCATGTTCGACGTACTTATTGCAATTGACTTTAATTACTCCATGGCATGTACTATTTAATTACTGTTATTATGACTACACAGCGGATCGTTATGcgcaatgaaaattttctacttgaattgcaacaaattggaatgcaatataaatttattttgttctTTAATACGTtaaatacgttgaaaataatataatcatgtttttaaattcttctgtttCTATTGCTTTAAGTTATATCTACTCAtttgtgtcataaatgcataaaatccgctgtctgattatgacaattaatttttatacaatGGAAATTAAAAACGCTTTCCACCAAGAAAATAGAATACGCAACTAATGCGCAATTGTCGGCTCGCTCCTTTGTTGCTTCAGGGAAACTAATATGCACAATTACCTTCAGAGCTTGTTACTTGTTAATCGAGATATTACAATGTTTCATGTATACGTGGTGTACCTACATATAGCTGCAGGTGTTAGTGTGCAAACAGTGAGCTTCAAATGCGTCCGACGgtaaaaatttatgaaaagtAATTTTATATTGGCTTTTTGTGGATGATGTTTAACACAACGTAATTCTATGATTgtaaaatttgttttaatcaCACGTGACCACAATAACCGAGTTAATTCTGGCCattcaaatgaaatttaataactTCTCCCTTGCAAGCTTCTGTACTTTTAATGATATACGACTTTAGTATACAgagtagggctgttacttttccgaagctttgaCTCTTCAaagattcgaaggattcgaagaaACAAAGGGttcgaagtcttcgaaacgtatgaggttgtaacttatgagtttcataccatgtcacgatttttgataaattaaataaaaattaaattaataggatattgcattctattaataaatttcgggatcatatcacgaatgtatttaagaaataatacttgcaaacaaaattttaatgagttttattagATTCGGTGAAATGGGATATTGCAGACTAAACGgaaagaaaggcaagacaggtTTGTCGCTTAACATGTTCATAAAAAATTTAACAGAATTTTGACAGAATACAAATACAACCACACAGCTATAAAAAATATACACTCTCATcgccttcgaagtttctgaaatcgaagctttgaagcttcgaaatcttcgaccttcgaaggaaaggtaacagaaaatgaaaactttattctttatttgctCAAACAGTAAATAATTCACTCTTGTAGTTAGATTcaattaatgaataatgaacAAGAAGGTAGAGATCAAGAATTATTTCACTGAGAATCACAAGGAACCATGTAGACAAGGGAACAAGAAATCGTTGTTTAAGAGTAAAAACCAGCTAAATTATAGATTCGCAGCAGCGTCTCCCTTCATTGCAGTATTCCACTTCCATCGACACATGTTTGCATGTTCAGTGTTTGACGGTTCAGACTCCAACTCCAACAGTATCAATATAAGAACCCCTCCATCCGCGACTGGTTTCTGCAGCATTACCATCTAGTTAGCATTGTTTGTATAGCAGAGAATTAATTTCCTCATGTATCGTAACAAACGCGCCGCGTTCCCGTGAATCTCGTCGAATCGCGCATGGTTGTTCAACGTTCTTTAAGTATTCAGCTCTTCTTGTTCTCGCTCATGCATATTTCAAAGCGGCGAAGGGAAACGCAGGAATCTCACCGTCCTTTTTATAGTTCATCCGCCGGCCAGTCTTTCTCGCTATAGTTAACGCAGCCGAACTCGTAAATCTCATTTCTTTCTGCAGCGATCTCCTTCAGATATGGGTCCAGGTATCGATATTCCAGGTCCTCCTCGTACGTGATCCATTCGTTCTTGGGCAGCCGCGATTCCAGGTAGTCTAATTGCACCGCTCGTATGATTCTGGAaataaactgtcactttaaatAGGGTATTCAGGGATATTAAGGGTCAAACAGGATAAGCATATGCGATAgaccaattttcatttttatttcgctgctGAACAATGTTCTTTGTTTAAAACACTATGCTGTAAAATTTCAGATCTCTACCCCTTCGTTTCAGGGTACTATGGGGACGATAAACCAAGACTTCACCTTGTATTTTCTCAGTTATGAGATACTTATCGTTAGATGAAATAGCAAAAATGAAGCTACAAACTAGCTTTATTTCAgacattttttcagaattttagtaAGTAGAGTCTTTTTGCAAGCAAACTTTTGAGTTATCGCCTTTAGAAAAGtgagtataaatataaaatactttcGAAGTTATAGACGATTATAGGAGGCATAGCTGATTGAACGTAAGTAGATTTTATATGTGAAAATTCGTttgtcaaaactttaaacgcgtttttctcAAAACAACTTAAAAACTTATTAACTTAAAAACCGTTTGACCGATCGGTctgaaattttaatatgttcTTCTACACTTCAATAGCCCCAGTATAGACTAGAATAAATAAGATCGGTTAATTTTTTCCTCAATTTTTAACGTTTTTTATGAAGAAAATGCTATTTTTGAGACCAGCTTTGGAGGTCCACCATTTTGTGAATTTTTGCTGGAACAAACAGTCATTTGCAGTCATACTTTCTCTAaggataattcttttttttgttcAAATGTTCCAGTGAGCCGCAATCGTGCACGCTAGCagatcaaaatttttaaaatatcttccACGAGGCTGCAAGAAACCCCtataaaaaatcatttacaaaattacaatatataaaaattttatcttgtatttgaAGACTAAAGATATAGgataaactgtactattgctggcactgcagtagtaattggtacttttgatttaaacggcaaatattaagaattcctggtatagaaaatcatttgatattgcttcttatttatatttcaaagcaacgttgtaagttttcataacagagttccacatatgactgttagcaacgctggAGGACATCCAGTAACACCGACGGATGaccacagtgcagtgtaaatagtgtttcattaaaattttcgttacgagtgagtatactttatcgcttcataacttaatttcggactgtactacagatgtaataagtgcgtgtatgtttaattataaatcaaatagcctgtttaacgtttacttcttgctgtgccaatgactgtattatttgcctttacgattgttattcactggatataatttataataaaagatccatgactcgtaaaactgtttgattttgctgaaaaatctctattagcttatattAATAGCAaattaagctcgtttaaacatttcaaaaaaagatgaaaagatttttactacaatTTTGGCTAAGgatgccaatcattgtacagtttaccctatgtTAAAAAGATTACGGACTCAAACAATGTTATCTCATTACTTTATCAGTCTCATAAAAATGATTCAAATTTTCGACCGAGGAAGTGTAATGCCCCCTTGAGTGTAACAGTCTTTTAGGGAATTCAAGTGAGCACTATCGTGCATAGTTTCCGAGCGTGTTCGCGAGCACAGCGTCGCGTTTAACGGCGAATATTCGCGGAGAAGTTCGTCAACAAATTGCCGGACAATCGACAAGGGAACATGCTTCCGCGGAAATACCTACCGAAAAGTTCGGGCGTCCAGCACGTCCACCGGCAGCCGTCGAAGGGCTGACTGTATTATGGGATAGCCCTCATGTATCAAATCCTGGGAATACAACCCGAATTGGTTGAACCCAGACAAGTTGAACGCGATTTTACTCCACTTCGGGTTGATTCCGCGCTCGCCGCTAGGTTTCATTCCGCGATTGAATATACCTCTCGATGTTTTAATTATCGTGGATAGCCTCGACATCGCGAGGAAACCGGAACGTTAGTAACCTTGATGAAAATTGTTACACGATCTAAGTCATTCGACGCCGAATCGATAGCAGAGACTCTGTTCCGCCTGAAATATGATGCATGTAGCGATTGTAAAATGAGGTGGTTTCATGGTGGTTCATAAAATGTCACTGGAGAGAAAGTATCCGATCTACGTTTACGTCTACGTTCCAGAGTGAATTATTATCGATAGGTGGAGTTCCCCCAGTGCCGGACGCTTCAGGTTTATCTTAAATAGATAagaaaaaataatgttttagtctttttattctgcattacttataagtagactgcggatttcatgcatttatgacaaaaatgggtacgtacaatttaaagcagtgcgcatataaaaaatatttaaggacatcaatgtgttagtttcggcttgataggataattaaaagaagaatacaatttttatttggctcctgtgtcctgcaatcagtgcaaacattttttattttgcataaagatccgcagtctacttataagttAACAATCTTGGAAATCTTAAATGAAGGAACAAAATAATCAACATTATAATAGATAACTTAATAAACGTCATACTTTTTAATAAACGTTAAACTTTGCCATATGATTTTGAGAGATCATTACATGTGCGTGTATGTGTGGGGTACCCAGTCACGGACGAGTGTAGATATAGCTAATGTCCGGTATTAGGTGCCGTCCGGCATGAACCTTCACTCTGCATATAGGGGTGTAAGATGTAAACACGCACTCCAGACTAATAAAACCGTACATGAAAAGTTgccgaatggaaaatttccaagGTTCCCTTAGGAATACTGTCTGTGACATATTTCACACACGATTAAAAAATGGAAACGAttaaattgattatttttatgtacagagaatttttatatatttaatttcctCCTACCTACCGTCttgaaaatcaataaaatttcacaaatacttaCGCAGTCAAAGTTTTTCCGTTACAGTTTGCACTGAAAACATGCATGGGGTGTAATTACACCCGAGTACAGGGTTAACATTAGGATATATGTACGCAAAGTGAAATGATTGTGCTAATAATTAGGTGATAGATCTCTAGTTGTCctgattttaaaacaatttatcCGTTTTATCCCTGACGGGCGAGTCGAAGTTTTGCGGAGCGATTATGAGTTCCGTATTGCCATACGTTCGGAGAGTATTGCGTCGGATAGGGAGAATACGGCGCACGGTTCGATTCCACCGCATAAAAGACCGACGTAATCGAGAAAAGGTTTCGCGAGTTGGTTGACTTTAAAGCGCGCAACGCCTGTTTCGTCGCGCGACCCAAATCCAGAAGAACTTCTAAAGAGTTTCGCATACCATTACGAGACAATGCCCCGCAGGACCGGCAAACACGTTTCGcctctgcttcttcttcttctttttcgtcgTCGTCTTGTTCCGCCACCCCCTCGACGCTGCCGCCCTTACATCATTACGCTAGGACCATTCTAATATTGAGCAAACACCGGAACGTCCTAAAAAGGTTTACTCCTCGTGTCTCGCAGAGGAACATTAAAATAAGGCGATCCGACTTTGAAGGGACCCGTTTCGCGACTCGCTCGAT from Lasioglossum baleicum chromosome 2, iyLasBale1, whole genome shotgun sequence harbors:
- the LOC143220174 gene encoding cytochrome b-c1 complex subunit 7, yielding MSRLSTIIKTSRGIFNRGMKPSGERGINPKWSKIAFNLSGFNQFGLYSQDLIHEGYPIIQSALRRLPVDVLDARTFRIIRAVQLDYLESRLPKNEWITYEEDLEYRYLDPYLKEIAAERNEIYEFGCVNYSEKDWPADEL